A stretch of the Sphingobacterium thalpophilum genome encodes the following:
- a CDS encoding nucleoid-associated protein, translating to MFFHQDATFEALSIHRVGNKAHDEFYILSDAPVSLEGDEILPGLLIQYFMSPFAKVNEVYRLYHPNGELELNEVFYFVRQYFNQLLPFHDLSQQISKHLYEVSNHPKIKAGEVYVVALKNIQIEGEEHDAIGIFKSENKETYLKVYPEQGAFMLEYEQEAININKLDKGCIIINAEEEEGYKVLVLDQTNRQQEAVYWKDEFLQLRVRNDNFNQTGNYLKVYKNFVEEKLDETFELEKADKIDLMNKSMNYFKEKETFVQEEFEEEVLGNPQAIALFQDFRSGFEDEFESPFQASFEIADKAVKKMEASYKSVLKLDKNFHIYVHGKREYLEKGFDEEKGMNYYKLYFENEA from the coding sequence ATGTTTTTTCACCAGGACGCAACGTTTGAAGCTTTATCCATACACAGGGTAGGTAACAAAGCACACGATGAATTTTACATTCTGTCGGATGCTCCCGTATCGCTTGAGGGCGATGAAATATTGCCCGGTCTGCTCATACAGTACTTTATGAGCCCTTTTGCAAAGGTCAATGAGGTATACCGCTTATATCACCCCAATGGCGAGCTGGAACTGAATGAGGTCTTTTATTTTGTTCGTCAGTACTTTAATCAACTGCTTCCGTTTCATGATTTGTCCCAGCAGATTTCCAAACATCTCTATGAAGTCTCCAATCATCCTAAAATTAAAGCCGGAGAGGTATATGTGGTTGCCTTGAAGAATATACAGATAGAAGGTGAAGAACATGATGCAATCGGGATATTTAAGTCCGAAAACAAAGAAACTTACCTGAAGGTATATCCGGAGCAGGGCGCTTTTATGCTTGAGTACGAACAGGAGGCTATCAATATCAATAAGCTGGACAAAGGCTGTATTATCATCAATGCAGAGGAGGAGGAGGGGTACAAGGTTCTTGTGCTTGACCAGACCAACAGACAGCAGGAAGCGGTGTATTGGAAGGACGAGTTCCTGCAGCTACGTGTACGCAACGATAATTTTAACCAGACCGGCAATTACCTGAAAGTCTATAAAAATTTCGTTGAGGAGAAGCTGGACGAAACCTTCGAACTTGAAAAAGCTGACAAAATTGATCTGATGAATAAATCGATGAATTATTTCAAGGAAAAGGAAACCTTTGTTCAGGAGGAATTTGAGGAAGAAGTATTGGGTAATCCACAGGCAATCGCCTTGTTTCAGGATTTTAGGTCTGGTTTTGAAGATGAATTTGAATCGCCTTTTCAGGCTAGCTTCGAAATTGCTGACAAAGCGGTCAAAAAGATGGAAGCCTCCTATAAATCCGTGCTGAAACTGGATAAAAATTTCCATATTTATGTGCACGGAAAACGCGAATATCTCGAAAAAGGATTTGATGAAGAGAAAGGGATGAACTACTACAAGTTATATTTCGAAAATGAAGCTTGA
- a CDS encoding histone deacetylase family protein, protein MLKIAFRSEFVHPVREGHRFPMLKYELIPLQLKYQGLAVEENFFSPALASFETCCLVHDPDYVRSLFDLTLDAKMVRRIGFPLSQSLIDRERYILDGTIQAARYAIEYGVAFSVAGGTHHAGYDFGEGFCLMNDQATAAGYLLQHKLATRILIIDLDVHQGNGTADIFAGRQEVYTFSMHGEKNYPFIKQKSHLDIGLAETVTDVEYLRILDDNLTALFLDFAPDFVFYQAGVDILATDKLGRLNLKPETCSRRDELVLGTCQRFGIPVQVSMGGGYSPQIKDIVDAHCQTFNIAINLYNL, encoded by the coding sequence GTGCTCAAGATTGCTTTTCGTTCAGAATTTGTTCACCCAGTTAGGGAGGGGCACCGATTTCCGATGCTGAAATACGAGCTGATCCCCTTGCAGTTGAAATATCAGGGACTGGCCGTTGAAGAGAATTTTTTCAGTCCGGCACTGGCCAGTTTCGAAACCTGCTGCTTGGTACATGATCCTGATTATGTCAGGAGCCTTTTTGATCTGACGCTGGACGCCAAGATGGTGCGCCGCATCGGGTTCCCTTTAAGTCAGAGCCTAATAGATAGAGAGCGTTATATTCTGGACGGAACTATTCAAGCTGCCCGATATGCAATCGAATATGGGGTCGCTTTTTCGGTCGCTGGCGGAACGCACCACGCCGGATATGATTTCGGTGAGGGGTTCTGTTTAATGAACGACCAGGCTACAGCTGCAGGATATCTGCTGCAGCACAAGCTGGCTACGCGTATCCTGATTATCGATCTGGATGTGCATCAGGGGAATGGCACCGCGGATATCTTTGCCGGCCGACAGGAGGTTTACACTTTTTCCATGCATGGGGAGAAAAATTATCCCTTTATTAAGCAAAAGTCACATCTGGATATCGGACTTGCCGAAACTGTTACCGACGTGGAGTATCTCCGGATCCTGGACGACAATCTTACCGCTTTATTCTTGGATTTTGCGCCGGATTTTGTATTTTATCAAGCCGGAGTCGATATCCTCGCCACCGATAAGCTGGGTAGACTGAATTTGAAACCAGAGACCTGTAGCCGTCGGGACGAATTGGTGTTGGGTACGTGCCAACGGTTTGGTATTCCTGTTCAGGTCAGCATGGGAGGAGGGTATTCCCCGCAGATCAAAGACATCGTGGACGCCCACTGTCAGACATTTAACATCGCAATAAACTTGTACAATTTATAA
- a CDS encoding YceH family protein, whose translation MESTNLPQLSAMEQRVLGSLIEKAKVTPEYYPMTVNSLLAACNQKTSRKPVVQFTEEDIVTTLDILKKRGLISTVVGGGSRVTKYKHNFAIQFPLVPSEVTIICLLLLRGPMTAGEINSNSGRLYEFDSLNEVNEQLEKLASEGYLKALPKQAGHKEVRYIHLLGEVNIEAFENAGPLPPTVADQALLERIGQLEQEVAELKQKFQELWDELH comes from the coding sequence ATGGAATCGACGAATTTACCCCAATTATCTGCAATGGAGCAACGTGTACTTGGCTCGTTAATTGAAAAAGCAAAGGTAACCCCTGAGTATTATCCAATGACTGTCAATAGCTTACTGGCGGCTTGTAATCAGAAAACTTCACGTAAACCTGTCGTCCAATTTACCGAAGAAGATATTGTCACCACCTTGGATATTCTCAAGAAAAGAGGGTTAATCTCCACAGTCGTCGGTGGCGGATCCAGAGTGACGAAATACAAACACAATTTTGCCATCCAGTTTCCACTGGTGCCCTCCGAAGTAACAATTATCTGTTTATTACTTCTTCGCGGGCCGATGACAGCTGGCGAAATCAACTCAAATTCAGGAAGGTTATATGAATTTGACTCATTAAACGAAGTCAATGAACAGCTTGAGAAACTTGCTTCGGAAGGTTATCTGAAAGCCCTTCCGAAACAAGCAGGACACAAGGAAGTCCGTTATATTCACCTATTGGGTGAAGTTAATATTGAAGCTTTCGAAAACGCTGGCCCATTACCGCCGACTGTTGCTGATCAAGCTTTGCTGGAACGTATTGGGCAACTGGAGCAGGAAGTAGCGGAGCTAAAACAAAAGTTTCAGGAATTATGGGATGAATTACATTAA
- a CDS encoding MFS transporter: MIANQTSKAGLSRSTLWLMTIATGLVVANNYYNQPLLALIAKDLSIDEATVSNSAMLTQIGYACGLLLIVPLGDMFKRKKMILIDFMFIILSLAGMALSTSIVSVLLFSFLIGFTSVIPQVFVPMAAELARKDKQASAIGMVMSGLLLGILLSRVISGFIGSYFGWREMYWIATLLMILTAVAIAARLPEVLPNFSGTYKQLMLSVWRFARTQPVLQLAAFRGAMGFGAFSAFFTTLVFHIEGPPFYDGPATAGAFGLVGACGALAAAFVNRITGYISKAKIIFYAILMMLLSWLLFGLFGHYYAGLIMGVILIDLGLQSMHILNQSDFYALNLGANNRLNTVYMVSYFIGGSTGTFFAAQAWQHFQWPGVVAVGSSYTLLALLAHVIFDHKLRKN; the protein is encoded by the coding sequence ATGATTGCTAACCAAACTTCCAAGGCAGGACTATCGAGATCAACCTTATGGTTAATGACCATCGCCACCGGCCTGGTTGTCGCTAATAATTATTACAATCAGCCTCTACTGGCACTCATCGCCAAAGATCTGTCTATAGATGAAGCCACGGTGAGCAATTCGGCCATGCTGACCCAGATTGGATACGCCTGCGGTTTACTGCTCATTGTGCCACTAGGCGATATGTTCAAAAGAAAGAAAATGATTCTGATCGATTTCATGTTCATCATTCTCTCTCTCGCCGGCATGGCGTTGTCTACCTCGATTGTCTCCGTACTGCTTTTTAGCTTTCTGATCGGCTTCACCTCGGTTATACCGCAAGTATTTGTTCCTATGGCCGCAGAACTTGCGCGTAAGGACAAACAGGCGTCTGCCATTGGTATGGTGATGTCCGGCTTATTGCTCGGGATTTTGCTGTCGAGGGTCATCAGCGGATTTATCGGTTCGTATTTCGGCTGGCGTGAAATGTACTGGATTGCCACGCTTCTAATGATACTCACGGCCGTAGCAATCGCGGCAAGGCTTCCGGAGGTATTGCCAAACTTCAGCGGTACTTACAAGCAACTGATGCTTTCCGTTTGGAGGTTTGCCCGCACCCAGCCCGTCCTCCAGCTGGCCGCTTTTCGGGGCGCAATGGGCTTCGGTGCATTTTCGGCCTTCTTTACCACGCTGGTCTTCCATATTGAGGGGCCTCCGTTCTATGATGGGCCAGCCACTGCCGGTGCATTTGGTCTTGTCGGTGCCTGCGGGGCGTTGGCAGCGGCTTTTGTCAATCGAATAACGGGTTATATCAGCAAAGCCAAAATCATCTTTTACGCGATATTAATGATGCTGCTGAGCTGGTTGCTGTTTGGATTGTTTGGCCATTATTACGCAGGACTGATTATGGGTGTTATCCTGATTGACCTAGGCTTACAGTCCATGCACATACTGAATCAAAGTGATTTTTACGCTCTCAATCTAGGTGCAAACAACCGTCTGAATACGGTCTATATGGTGAGCTACTTTATCGGGGGCTCAACGGGCACCTTTTTCGCTGCTCAGGCATGGCAGCACTTTCAATGGCCGGGAGTGGTTGCCGTTGGCAGCAGCTATACCTTACTGGCATTACTTGCACATGTAATATTTGATCATAAATTAAGAAAAAACTGA
- a CDS encoding DUF72 domain-containing protein yields MKFGQVDHPEEVDFTLPPTSADTLKLLQHFKNDTAFEVYVGCAKWNKQDLKGFYPRGTKDELVYYANQFNSIELNATFYNSPTLEQVEIWKKKTPADFKFFPKVPQSISHFSRLLNTADKVKVFTDSVVRFEEKLGMVFLQMHDNYGPKDMARLQLFLHDWPKNVPLALEVRNKEWFSKPEVAKELYTLLEETGVTNVLVDTAGRRDMLHMRLTTPIAFVRYVGANHSSDYERLDQWIEVVKLWRENGLQKLYFFIHQNIEIESPLLAVHFIKKLNDSFGLDLKYPNKAADTLF; encoded by the coding sequence ATGAAATTTGGCCAAGTAGATCATCCCGAAGAAGTGGATTTCACCTTACCACCCACTTCAGCAGACACCTTAAAATTGCTTCAGCATTTTAAGAACGACACGGCTTTTGAAGTTTATGTAGGCTGTGCAAAATGGAACAAACAGGATTTAAAGGGCTTCTATCCAAGGGGTACAAAGGACGAACTGGTCTATTATGCAAACCAATTTAACAGCATCGAACTGAATGCTACGTTCTACAATTCTCCGACGCTGGAACAAGTCGAAATCTGGAAAAAGAAGACACCAGCAGACTTTAAGTTCTTTCCAAAAGTCCCCCAGTCCATCAGCCATTTTAGTAGGTTGCTGAATACGGCTGACAAAGTAAAAGTATTTACAGATTCGGTCGTGCGATTTGAGGAGAAGCTTGGCATGGTGTTTTTACAGATGCACGACAACTATGGGCCAAAAGATATGGCACGTCTTCAGTTATTTCTACACGATTGGCCCAAAAACGTACCCTTGGCGCTGGAAGTCCGCAATAAAGAATGGTTTTCCAAGCCCGAAGTGGCCAAGGAGCTATATACCTTATTAGAGGAGACCGGTGTGACCAATGTCCTGGTGGATACGGCCGGACGAAGGGATATGCTCCACATGCGTCTGACGACTCCCATCGCATTTGTTCGCTATGTCGGGGCCAATCACTCTTCCGATTACGAGCGTCTTGACCAATGGATAGAGGTAGTTAAACTATGGCGTGAAAACGGCCTACAAAAATTGTATTTCTTCATTCATCAGAACATAGAAATTGAATCGCCACTACTTGCCGTGCACTTCATCAAGAAGCTTAACGACAGTTTCGGACTCGACCTGAAATACCCCAATAAGGCGGCGGACACCTTGTTTTAA